The following nucleotide sequence is from bacterium.
ACGCCGTTCAATCATGGCATAATCAATCCAGCGCACCAGTTCGCGTTGCTTCACATCGGACAAAGATGAAATTTGGCTAGATTCCACATTTTTAAGAAATACAACGCCTAGTTGATGCCTGTTATTTTGTGGGTTGATATCATCATAAATAACCTTAAAAGCCGTTTTAAAATGGATGGGGCGTGAAAAATTACTTTTAAACTCCACTTCAAAATAATCATCCATGCTTAAACTTTTATCGGTTTCTAAACAGGCTCCATTGGCACTTAAATTAATAAGAGAGGCTTGAAGCTTTTGCTCCAAATGAGTCAAAATCATGTTGCAGCTAAAACCGTTTTCAAGACGCACATACTCGCGACGATTGATGGTTTTACCGGTACCTGGAATAACGCGGATACCCACAATATCAACCCTAGCTTCTTCTACAGGCCCAAAGTTAAGAACTTCACCCGTGAATGCAAAAATACCCTCACCGTTTTTAAGCACCACAAAACTGTCTATTTCACGCTGTAAAAAAAGATCGCGGCTATAATCAACCCAAATGGTGGTAGCATCCGTACGCCGAATTGTGACACAGCTTTTAAAATTTCCAATTTGGATATAAAGGTGCGGCTTTGCCGGGTCCAGTCGGCTTAACTCGGTAATTGTTTTATTTTTTATTTTAAAGAATCCCAGAAACCACTTTATCGCATTTTATCAGAAACAGTTCAAGATGCTTTTATGCAGGAGATATGGTGTGTAAATGAGCCTTTTTCTTTCTGTCAATCATCACATAATCAATCCAACGCTTTATTTCTCTCTGTTTAGCCTCGGTAATAGCTACAATTTTAGAAGAAATAATATCCTTTAAAAATACAGCTCCGTAAGTACTTTGATTTAGAGAATCCTCTTTAAAAGTATGAATAATTTTAAAAGCCGTTTCAAATTCGATTTTATTAATAAAATCACTCTGAAATCTTAAATGATAATAAGCATTATAATCGACAAATTCTTTACCCATTTCCAAACGCACGCCGTTAGCACTCAAATCAATAAGTTTACAAGGTACAATCTGATGACCCAATTTAACTTCTATATTGCCCTGTATATTTTGATCTAATCGGACATACTCTCGACGGTTTACAATTTTTGAAGTGCCGGGCATCACCCGAATCCCCACAATATCCACTTTAGCTTCTTCTACAGGGCCAAACGACAGCACTTCGCCAATAAAACTATAAATTCCCCGTCCATTCTCCAGCACAATAAAACATTCAAACTCGCGCTGTAAAAAAAGATCACGGTTATAATCAACCCATAATGTATCTTCTTGTACACGACGAACGGGCACCTTTGAATTCAGCTCGCCTATATGAAAGTAAACAAGAGGCTTATTAAGATCGTATGGAGGCAAAATCATATTGGATAAATAATTATCCAATAATATTGCTCCCCTTCTTCTTCGTCAACGAATAGTCATTAAATAAATAAAAAAAATCCCTCTCTGCTTTTCAACAGAGAGGGATTTTAAAAGAAAACCTTACTAAATCGGACAAAGATAAAATCTTTATGCAGTTTTAGCAACCGGTCCGGCAACGCGGCCCAGGTATTCATCCTGAGAGTAATCGTCAACCAGCACGGCATCGTAACGCAATTCTTCCATACGTTTTAAATCGGCTACTTCGGTTTCGGAAATCACACCAGCTTTAAGGGCGCTTTCCAAAAGAAGAGCAATATTTTTGTTACGTTTGATTGTTTTTGCTTTGATGGCCTTGAAAATTTTCTTTTCAATGGGCATAGCCTTAATAATGGCTTTATACGCATGTTCCAAACGAGTTAAACCTTCGTCGGCACCTTGAGGAAAGAATAAACCTTCCACCATACGGTCGCGTTGTTCGCCATCTTTTTGAATGAGTGTTGCTAACTTATGAGTTAACTTATCACTAGCTTCTTTACCCAGGCTATTAAAATGGCTCCAGGCACGCACAGGACCAGCAAATACAGGGCCCATCACGCTACCAATGTTTCCGTAGAGTCCGTCAAAAGCTTCTTGAATGCGGGCAAAAGCATAATCCATGCTGTAGTCCACAAACGGAAGATCTTCTTTACGATAACCTTCGGCAGCATAACGACGGAGAACCGCAGTTCCCATGTACAACCACGAAAGGATATCAGCAAAACGACCGGTTACTTTTTCGCGGGTTTTGAGTGAGCCACCCAAAGTTCCCATGGCAATATCAGCCAAAATCGCAAACGAAGCCGAAACCCAAGCCAGTTTTTGATAGTAACGGCCAACACCTTTACCAACAGGAGGACGGAAAAGATAACCACGAGTAGCCGAGAGGAGAACAGCACGGAAAGTGTTGCGCACCACGTGACCAATATGTCCCCAGAAAGCTTTATCAAAACCAGCCACATCACCTTTTTCTACGCTGGCTACTTCTTGGTACGCATAAGGATGCGCGCGAAGAGCACCTTGGCCAAAAATGATGAGTGTACGGGTCATGATATTAGCACCTTCTACGGTGATACCAATGGGAGCACCAATATAGCTGTGAGCTAAGAGGTTACGAGGCCCGCGCGAGATAGCCGCACCGCCCAAGATATCCATACCATGTACTAATGATTTACGAGAGAGCTCGGTAGCATTGTATTTGGCCATCGCCGTAATAACGGGAGGTTTAATGCCTTTATCCAAAGCGCCCAAGGTAAATTTACGCATGGCTTCAAGAATGTAATTAAAACCACCAATCTGAGCCATGGGGTCTTCGATACCTTCAAATTTACCAATAGAAACACCAAACTGTTTGCGGATAACACCATAATTGCCTACAGCGCGGGTAACCAATTTGGAAGTACCAGTGCTTTGCGCAGGAAGCGAAATACCGCGACCAGCAGCGAGGCATTCCATAAGCATTTCCCAGCCTTTGCCGGCGTTTTTAATACCACCGGGGATACATTCTTCGGCATCAATTTCTACATCTTTACCCTGAGTAGGACAGTTGTAGAAAGGAACACCCAAAGGATCGTGGCGACGGCCCAACACAACACCTTTGGTATTGGAAGGGATAAGAGCACAAGTAATGCCCAAATCTTCGCCTTTACCCAAAAGTTTTTCGGGATCGAGTAAGCGGAACGCCAAACCCAATGTGGTGGAGATGGCCGCTAAGGTAATATAGCGTTTGTTCCAGTTTAAACGGATTTTGTATTTACCACTGGCATCTTTAAAAAGTGTACCAGTGGATTTCATGGAACCCGCATCCGAACCAGCAGTAGGTTCAGTCAAAGCAAAACAGGGAATTTCTTCACCGCTTGCAAGCTTAGGTAACAAATTTCTTTTTTGAGCTTCGGTACCGTAGTGGATTAAAAGCTCGGCAGGTCCTAAGGAGTTAGGAACCATTACGGTAATGGTGGCAGGGATTGAACGGGTTGCTAAACGCTGAATCACTTCGGAGTGACACAGAGCACTAAAACCCAAACCGCCATATTCTTTGGGAATAATCATGCCCAAAAACTTTTCTTTCTTAATGATATCCCAAGCTGCTTTGGGCAATTCACGGTCACGCCATACAGCCCAATCGTCCACAACCTGACACAATTTATTAACAGGTCCTTCAACAAACGCTTTTTCTTCGGCAGTTAAATCGGGATAAGGTTCTGTTAAGATGGAATTAAAATCGGGTTTTCCGGAGAAAAGATCTTTTTCAATCCAGGTTACACCGGCATCTAGTGCGGTACGTTCGGTTTCGGAGATTTTTGGCATGAAGTCTTTCATCACCTTCATGATCACACCCGAAAGAGCACGTCTGGCAGGAGTATTAAAGATAAGAGCAATGGCGCCAAAACCGATGAGTACTGGCACAGGAGCGCCAAAGCCAACCAGAGCAATAGCTCCAAGCAGTGTCCATAAAATAAGACGGGCACCGTTATAACCTAAAGCCAAAACAGCCAACACAATTCCCAATGCCGCAGGAACCGGAGCCGATTGAAAAATTCCATAAATTGCATTCATGAAAACCTCCTTAGAGTTTGTTAGTTGGCCAGCACACCGTGCTGGGCAGCGTTACAAAATCTTATCCCCTTGCCACGCAA
It contains:
- a CDS encoding PilZ domain-containing protein, with amino-acid sequence MVLKNGEGIFAFTGEVLNFGPVEEARVDIVGIRVIPGTGKTINRREYVRLENGFSCNMILTHLEQKLQASLINLSANGACLETDKSLSMDDYFEVEFKSNFSRPIHFKTAFKVIYDDINPQNNRHQLGVVFLKNVESSQISSLSDVKQRELVRWIDYAMIERRKIENFKHAHV
- a CDS encoding PilZ domain-containing protein; translated protein: MILPPYDLNKPLVYFHIGELNSKVPVRRVQEDTLWVDYNRDLFLQREFECFIVLENGRGIYSFIGEVLSFGPVEEAKVDIVGIRVMPGTSKIVNRREYVRLDQNIQGNIEVKLGHQIVPCKLIDLSANGVRLEMGKEFVDYNAYYHLRFQSDFINKIEFETAFKIIHTFKEDSLNQSTYGAVFLKDIISSKIVAITEAKQREIKRWIDYVMIDRKKKAHLHTISPA
- a CDS encoding acyl-CoA dehydrogenase, which produces MNAIYGIFQSAPVPAALGIVLAVLALGYNGARLILWTLLGAIALVGFGAPVPVLIGFGAIALIFNTPARRALSGVIMKVMKDFMPKISETERTALDAGVTWIEKDLFSGKPDFNSILTEPYPDLTAEEKAFVEGPVNKLCQVVDDWAVWRDRELPKAAWDIIKKEKFLGMIIPKEYGGLGFSALCHSEVIQRLATRSIPATITVMVPNSLGPAELLIHYGTEAQKRNLLPKLASGEEIPCFALTEPTAGSDAGSMKSTGTLFKDASGKYKIRLNWNKRYITLAAISTTLGLAFRLLDPEKLLGKGEDLGITCALIPSNTKGVVLGRRHDPLGVPFYNCPTQGKDVEIDAEECIPGGIKNAGKGWEMLMECLAAGRGISLPAQSTGTSKLVTRAVGNYGVIRKQFGVSIGKFEGIEDPMAQIGGFNYILEAMRKFTLGALDKGIKPPVITAMAKYNATELSRKSLVHGMDILGGAAISRGPRNLLAHSYIGAPIGITVEGANIMTRTLIIFGQGALRAHPYAYQEVASVEKGDVAGFDKAFWGHIGHVVRNTFRAVLLSATRGYLFRPPVGKGVGRYYQKLAWVSASFAILADIAMGTLGGSLKTREKVTGRFADILSWLYMGTAVLRRYAAEGYRKEDLPFVDYSMDYAFARIQEAFDGLYGNIGSVMGPVFAGPVRAWSHFNSLGKEASDKLTHKLATLIQKDGEQRDRMVEGLFFPQGADEGLTRLEHAYKAIIKAMPIEKKIFKAIKAKTIKRNKNIALLLESALKAGVISETEVADLKRMEELRYDAVLVDDYSQDEYLGRVAGPVAKTA